One Phragmites australis chromosome 23, lpPhrAust1.1, whole genome shotgun sequence DNA window includes the following coding sequences:
- the LOC133906260 gene encoding ureide permease 1-like isoform X2, whose protein sequence is MYLVKDINGAIGLMAVALVLLGTWPVVLAVLERRGRLPQHTFLDFSITNFLAAVLIALTFGQIGPDTPETPNFLTQLTQNNWPSILFAMAGGVTLSLGTLATQYGWAFVGLSVTEVMASSLKVVIGTTLNYFLDSRINKAEVLFPGVGCFLIAAILGSLVHSSNAADNQEKLSSSLVNHSNNARSTANEELTKHLLEKEGPKDLEEADPDALQATQTQAKVEAGTAEFLVDLEEKRSIKVLGSHALLGLGIVVFAGVFYALFSPAFNLATNDQWHTLPDGVPHLVVYTAYFYFSLACLAVSVGLNVWFLYRPMVGVPRSTLAAYLRDGEGRGLALTAGMVCGLGNAFTFMAGQAAGYAAADSVQALPLVSTFWGVVLFGEYRRSSRRTYTLLGSMLLMFVVAMAVLMASSSHRKPL, encoded by the exons ATGTATTTGGTGAAGGACATCAACGGTGCAATCGGCCTGATGGCCGTGGCTCTGGTGCTCCTGGGCACCTGGCCGGTGGTCCTCGCCGTGCTGGAGCGCCGGGGCCGGCTGCCGCAGCACACCTTCCTGGACTTCTCCATCACCAACTTCCTCGCCGCCGTGCTGATCGCGCTTACCTTCGGCCAGATCGGCCCTGACACGCCGGAGACGCCCAACTTCCTAACCCAGCTCACTCAG AACAACTGGCCTTCCATCTTGTTCGCAATGGCGGGCGGCGTCACCCTCAGCCTCGGGACACTAGCCACGCAGTACGGCTGGGCATTCGTCGGACTCTCGGTCACCGAGGTCATGGCCTCAAGCCTCAAGGTTGTCATAG GGACAACACTGAACTATTTTCTTGACAGCCGGATCAACAAGGCGGAGGTCCTCTTCCCCGGCGTCGGATGCTTTCTGATTGCAGCTATCCTTGGGTCACTTGTCCACTCTTCCAATGCTGCTGACAACCAGGAGAAGCTGTCTAGCTCCTTGGTGAACCATAGCAACAACGCTAG GAGCACTGCAAATGAAGAGCTCACCAAACACCTCCTTGAGAAAG AGGGACCAAAGGATCTTGAAGAAGCAGATCCTGATGCATTACAGGCTACGCAGACACAGGCGAAAGTCGAGGCAGGCACAGCAGAGTTCCTAGTTGATCTAGAGGAGAAGAGGTCGATTAAA GTGCTGGGGTCCCACGCGCTGCTAGGTCTGGGGATCGTGGTGTTCGCGGGCGTGTTCTACGCGCTCTTCTCGCCGGCGTTCAACCTGGCCACCAACGACCAGTGGCACACGCTGCCGGACGGCGTCCCGCACCTGGTGGTGTACACGGCCTACTTCTACTTCTCCCTCGCCTGCCTCGCCGTCAGCGTGGGGCTCAACGTCTGGTTCCTCTACCGCCCCATGGTCGGCGTGCCGCGGTCAACGCTGGCGGCCTACCTCCGCGACGGCGAGGGCAGGGGCCTCGCGCTGACGGCGGGGATGGTGTGCGGGCTTGGGAACGCGTTCACGTTCATGGCCGGGCAGGCGGCCGGCTACGCCGCCGCTGACTCTGTCCAGGCGCTGCCGCTGGTGAGCACGTTCTGGGGCGTGGTGCTGTTCGGGGAGTACCGGCGGTCGTCGCGGCGGACGTACACGCTGCTGGGGAGCATGCTCCTCATGTTCGTCGTCGCCATGGCCGTCCTCATGGCATCCTCCTCACACAGGAAGCCTCTCTGA
- the LOC133906260 gene encoding ureide permease 1-like isoform X1: MYLVKDINGAIGLMAVALVLLGTWPVVLAVLERRGRLPQHTFLDFSITNFLAAVLIALTFGQIGPDTPETPNFLTQLTQNNWPSILFAMAGGVTLSLGTLATQYGWAFVGLSVTEVMASSLKVVIGTTLNYFLDSRINKAEVLFPGVGCFLIAAILGSLVHSSNAADNQEKLSSSLVNHSNNARYTANEELTKHLLEKEGPKDLEEADPDALQATQTQAKVEAGTAEFLVDLEEKRSIKVLGSHALLGLGIVVFAGVFYALFSPAFNLATNDQWHTLPDGVPHLVVYTAYFYFSLACLAVSVGLNVWFLYRPMVGVPRSTLAAYLRDGEGRGLALTAGMVCGLGNAFTFMAGQAAGYAAADSVQALPLVSTFWGVVLFGEYRRSSRRTYTLLGSMLLMFVVAMAVLMASSSHRKPL, encoded by the exons ATGTATTTGGTGAAGGACATCAACGGTGCAATCGGCCTGATGGCCGTGGCTCTGGTGCTCCTGGGCACCTGGCCGGTGGTCCTCGCCGTGCTGGAGCGCCGGGGCCGGCTGCCGCAGCACACCTTCCTGGACTTCTCCATCACCAACTTCCTCGCCGCCGTGCTGATCGCGCTTACCTTCGGCCAGATCGGCCCTGACACGCCGGAGACGCCCAACTTCCTAACCCAGCTCACTCAG AACAACTGGCCTTCCATCTTGTTCGCAATGGCGGGCGGCGTCACCCTCAGCCTCGGGACACTAGCCACGCAGTACGGCTGGGCATTCGTCGGACTCTCGGTCACCGAGGTCATGGCCTCAAGCCTCAAGGTTGTCATAG GGACAACACTGAACTATTTTCTTGACAGCCGGATCAACAAGGCGGAGGTCCTCTTCCCCGGCGTCGGATGCTTTCTGATTGCAGCTATCCTTGGGTCACTTGTCCACTCTTCCAATGCTGCTGACAACCAGGAGAAGCTGTCTAGCTCCTTGGTGAACCATAGCAACAACGCTAGGTA CACTGCAAATGAAGAGCTCACCAAACACCTCCTTGAGAAAG AGGGACCAAAGGATCTTGAAGAAGCAGATCCTGATGCATTACAGGCTACGCAGACACAGGCGAAAGTCGAGGCAGGCACAGCAGAGTTCCTAGTTGATCTAGAGGAGAAGAGGTCGATTAAA GTGCTGGGGTCCCACGCGCTGCTAGGTCTGGGGATCGTGGTGTTCGCGGGCGTGTTCTACGCGCTCTTCTCGCCGGCGTTCAACCTGGCCACCAACGACCAGTGGCACACGCTGCCGGACGGCGTCCCGCACCTGGTGGTGTACACGGCCTACTTCTACTTCTCCCTCGCCTGCCTCGCCGTCAGCGTGGGGCTCAACGTCTGGTTCCTCTACCGCCCCATGGTCGGCGTGCCGCGGTCAACGCTGGCGGCCTACCTCCGCGACGGCGAGGGCAGGGGCCTCGCGCTGACGGCGGGGATGGTGTGCGGGCTTGGGAACGCGTTCACGTTCATGGCCGGGCAGGCGGCCGGCTACGCCGCCGCTGACTCTGTCCAGGCGCTGCCGCTGGTGAGCACGTTCTGGGGCGTGGTGCTGTTCGGGGAGTACCGGCGGTCGTCGCGGCGGACGTACACGCTGCTGGGGAGCATGCTCCTCATGTTCGTCGTCGCCATGGCCGTCCTCATGGCATCCTCCTCACACAGGAAGCCTCTCTGA
- the LOC133906290 gene encoding eukaryotic translation initiation factor 5B-like, protein MSSRNPRGAAHGGGAGGGRRRAAASGVMQTPRHVRMIQEDLARARAASEAAAAAAAAEAQRQEEEKRAKEEEERRLREERRKRRQEEGRKRGEREEKRRMEAARRRLGVTVADAAGGGAQKRPVYEARKPKVQPKRHDNAQSEADGGETQGLKRQLEDEQSNALPEDINSAVCDVLKSGEEQSTGSSGEDRRIDDDDAWENKSFDDFDVLLRGESPCFREEEKSEEKHVTSAAPITNSISVPEEIEEDEVYVPLDEGSSNRVDRELRAPICCILGHVDAGKTKLLDCIRRTNVQRGEAGGITQQIGATYLPVENIRERTSLKVEATIKVPGLLVIDTPGHQSFSNMRSRGSSLCDVAVVVVDITRGLEKQTIESLDLLKRRNLRFVVALNKVDRLYGWKTCPNAPIVKALNNQSDDVQREFKWRATEVITQFKECGFNTALYYENKKIKEVVNIVPTSAVSGEGIPDLLLLLVRWVPEIMMERLNYVDSVECTVLEVNEDKDYGATIDVVLINGALRKGDQIVVCTKQGPLTTSIRYLLTPCPMKESGGKGSYKHHEELKGAQGVKIVARGGLQHAMAGTALIALKPVDGLEQAEAAVMQDVSKAISLINENDMGENEDGTAIQEISRIKTFREGVYVQASSLGTLEAITEHLKTLSLDVPVSGCNLGPVHKQDVIKATTMLKRKEEYAAILAFDVKVMPEAFDLAAESGVKIFTADTVYKLVDSFTDHIKKLKEERKKQCASDTVFPCTLKILPNRVYHSKDPIVCDVEVLEGVVKVGTPICVCVPSKDRGADVVHGLGRISSIKTSNGMQIHCAKKGVVSIKIMGENPQEKSRLYGRHFNANNDLLSQISRKSIDVLKEHYRDEMSDENWQLIRRLKKQFGIS, encoded by the exons ATGTCGTCGAGGAATCCACGCGGCGCCGcccacggcggcggcgctggcggaggCCGGAGGAGGGCGGCGGCTAGTGGCGTGATGCAGACGCCGAGACATGTGCGGATGATCCAGGAGGATCTGGCGCGCGCCCGTGCGGCGTCCGAGgctgcggccgcggccgcggccgcggaggCGCAGcgccaggaggaggagaagagggcgaaggaggaagaggagaggaggcttcgggaggagaggaggaagaggaggcaggAAGAGGGTAGGAAGCGTGGGGAGCGGGAGGAGAAGCGGCGGATGGAGGCCGCGCGGAGGCGGCTCGGCGTCACCGTCGCTGATGCTGCCGGCGGTGGTGCGCAGAAGCGGCCGGTGTATGAAGCTAGGAAGCCTAAAGTGCAGCCGAAGCGTCATGATAATGCCCAATCTGAAGCCGATGGGGGAGAAACGCAGGGCTTGAAGCGCCAATTGGAAGACGAACAGAGCAATGCATTACCGGAAGACATTAACAGCGCAGTTTGTGATGTACTGAAATCAGGGGAGGAACAAAGCACGGGATCATCGGGAGAGGACAGGAGAATTGACGATGACGATGCTTGGGAGAACAAGAgctttgatgattttgatgttCTGTTGCGTGGTGAATCTCCCTGTTTTCGAGAAGAGGAGAAATCGGAGGAGAAGCATGTGACTTCAGCAGCTCCGATCACTAATTCAATCAGTGTGCCTGAAGAGATTGAGGAAGATGAGGTCTATGTCCCTCTCGATGAAGGTTCAAGCAATCGAGTTGATAGGGAGCTTCGTGCGCCGATATGTTGCATCCTTGGGCATGTGGATGCTGGAAAGACAAAGCTGCTTGATTGCATCCGCCGCACCAATGTGCAGCGAGGGGAGGCTGGGGGCATCACGCAGCAGATTGGTGCCACCTACTTACCGGTTGAGAACATCAGGGAGAGGACCTCGTTGAAAGTTGAGGCCACCATCAAAGTTCCTGGCTTGCTCGTAATTGACACCCCTGGCCACCAGTCATTCAGTAACATGCGCTCGAGGGGATCGAGTTTGTGCGATGTTGCTGTGGTGGTGGTTGACATTACGCGTGGGCTTGAGAAGCAGACTATTGAATCCCTTGATCTTTTGAAGCGTCGCAATTTGAGGTTCGTTGTTGCCTTGAACAAGGTCGATCGACTTTATGGATGGAAGACTTGTCCCAATGCACCAATAGTGAAAGCACTCAACAACCAATCTGATGATGTCCAAAGGGAATTCAAATGGAGGGCAACTGAG GTTATAACACAGTTTAAGGAATGTGGCTTCAACACTGCGCTGTACTATGAAAACAAGAAGATTAAAGAAGTGGTTAACATTGTCCCAACCAGTGCTGTAAG CGGTGAAGGTATTCCCGACCTTCTATTGTTACTGGTGCGTTGGGTGCCAGAGATAATGATGGAGAGGCTAAACTATGTTGATTCTGTGGAG TGTACTGTGCTGGAGGTCAATGAAGATAAAGACTATGGAGCTACGATTGATGTAGTGCTGATTAATGGTGCTCTTCGAAAAGGTGATCAAATAGTTGTTTGCACCAAGCAG GGACCTCTCACGACCAGTATAAGATATTTGTTAACTCCTTGTCCAATGAAAGAATCAGGAGGTAAG GGATCATACAAGCATCATGAGGAGCTTAAAGGTGCGCAAGGGGTAAAAATCGTAGCACGA GGAGGATTGCAACATGCTATGGCAGGCACTGCTCTCATTGCATTGAAGCCGGTGGATGGTTTGGAACAAGCTGAAGCTGCTGTGATGCAAGATGTTAGTAAGGCCATCAGTCTCATCAATGAGAATGATATGGGTGAGAATGAAGATGGAACAGCAATACAAGAAATAAGTAGGATCAAAACTTTCAGGGAGGGTGTCTATGTGCAAGCATCTAGTCTTGGAACCTTGGAAGCGATTACTGAGCATTTGAAAACCCTTTCTCTTGACGTTCCTGTCAGTGGTTGCAACTTAGGCCCAGTCCACAAGCAGGATGTCATAAAAGCAACTACCATGCTGAAGCGGAAAGAAGAGTATGCAGCCATCTTGGCCTTTGATGTCAAAGTAATGCCTGAGGCTTTTGACCTTGCAGCTGAATCAGGGGTGAAGATTTTTACGGCTGATACAGTATACAAGCTTGTTGACAGCTTTACTGATCACATTAAGAAATTGAaggaagagaggaagaagcaaTGTGCATCTGACACAGTGTTTCCTTGCACCCTTAAGATTCTGCCAAACCGTGTCTACCATAGCAAGGATCCAATTGTTTGTGATGTTGAAGTTCTGGAAGGCGTAGTCAAG GTGGGAACCCCAATCTGTGTCTGTGTTCCAAGTAAGGATAGAGGTGCAGACGTCGTTCATGGCCTTGGGAGGATCTCCTCGATCAAAACATCCAATGGCATGCAGATTCATTGTGCCAAGAAAGGAGTAGTGTCCATAAAA ATAATGGGGGAGAACCCTCAGGAGAAGTCCCGATTGTACGGACGCCATTTTAACGCCAACAACGACCTGCTCAGCCAAATCTCTAGGAAATCCATTGATGTGCTGAAAGAGCACTATCGG GATGAGATGAGTGATGAAAATTGGCAGCTTATCCGCAGGCTAAAGAAACAATTCGGGATATCCTGA